DNA from Microbacterium sp. LWO12-1.2:
CCGGTGACGCTGGGATCAGGTGCGCCGTTGCTTCCTCGAACACTCGACCTCGAGCTTCTGGAAGTGGCACGCAACCGCAACTTCATGTGCGGGAGATACCGGGTCGTCCGCGACTGAAGGGTGCGCGAAGCGCCTCTAGACTCGGATGCGCCGGATCCGAGGCCCGGCGGGAAGGTCCACGATGAACTGGCGGATTCGCGCATTCCAACCGCAGGACACAGAGGGCGTGGTCTCGCTGTGGGAAGAAGCGGGCCTCACCCGCCCGTGGAATGATCCTCGCCTCGACATCGAGCGCAAGATGTCTGTGCAGCCCGAGCTCTTTCTCGTCGCCGGCATTGCGGCGCTGGAGAGCGCGGATGCCGAGCGCATCATCGGAACGGTGATGGCGGGTTATGACGGTCATCGCGGCTGGCTGTACTACCTCGCCACCGCGGATGCTCATCGCGGGCAGGGGATCGCACGAAGGCTCGTCGCGGAGGCGGAACGGCTTCTTCTTGCCATGGGCTGCCCGAAGGTGCAGTTGATGGTCCGGGGCGGCAACGACGAGGTGCTGGGGTTCTACGATCGGCTCGGGTACGAGCGGTTCACCGTGTCCAACACCGGCAAGCGGCTGATCGCTGACGCATAGACGCGAACTCTAGACTGGGCGCATGGTCGCATTCACCAAAGGACACGGCACGGGCAACGATTTCGTGATCATCGCCGACCCCGACGGGGAGCTCGACCTCACCGCCGAGCAAGTGGCGGTGCTCTGCGATCGGAATTTCGGGATCGGTGCCGACGGCGTTCTTCGGGTGGTCCGTTCTTCGGCGATCGACGTCGGCGCTGCCGCTCTCGCCGAGGAGCCGGATGCCGAATGGTTCATGGACTATCGCAACGCGGACGGATCCATTGCGGAGATGTGCGGCAACGGCATCCGCGTGTTCGCGCATTACCTGGTGCGATCGGGCCTCGCCTCGATCGAGCCCGGTTCGACGCTCCCGATCGGCACCCGTGCAGGTGTGCGTGACGTCACCCGCAGCGAAACCGGTTATCAGGTGGATCTCGGTCGCTGGCGACTCTCCGGTGACGATCCGCTCGTGAACGTGGAGGGCCTCGCTGTCACCCGACCGGGACTCGGGATCGACGTCGGCAACCCGCATGTCGTCGTCGCGATCGCTTCTGATCAGGAGCTCGCCACCCTCGAACTGCACCGCGCGCCCGTGCTGGAGCCCGCGCCGCCGGCGGGAGCGAATGTCGAGTTCGTGGTGCCAGGCGAACCGCTGGTCCGCGACGGCATCGGGCACGTGCGGATGCGCGTCTTCGAGCGCGGCGTCGGCGAGACCCAGAGCTGCGGTACCGGGGTCGCGGCCACCGCCCTGGCCGTCAGGTACTGGGCGGGGGAGCAGGCGCCCGACAGTTGGCGTGTGGAGGTCCCAGGCGGGACCCTGGGTGTGCGGATGTTCGCAGCCGAGGACGGAGAGCACGTCGCGCTCTCCGGACCCGCCCAGCTCGTGTTCCGAGGAGAGATCGACCTGATCTGATGTCGCTTCCGGAGCGCCTTGAACTGG
Protein-coding regions in this window:
- a CDS encoding GNAT family acetyltransferase; amino-acid sequence: MNWRIRAFQPQDTEGVVSLWEEAGLTRPWNDPRLDIERKMSVQPELFLVAGIAALESADAERIIGTVMAGYDGHRGWLYYLATADAHRGQGIARRLVAEAERLLLAMGCPKVQLMVRGGNDEVLGFYDRLGYERFTVSNTGKRLIADA
- the dapF gene encoding diaminopimelate epimerase, which gives rise to MVAFTKGHGTGNDFVIIADPDGELDLTAEQVAVLCDRNFGIGADGVLRVVRSSAIDVGAAALAEEPDAEWFMDYRNADGSIAEMCGNGIRVFAHYLVRSGLASIEPGSTLPIGTRAGVRDVTRSETGYQVDLGRWRLSGDDPLVNVEGLAVTRPGLGIDVGNPHVVVAIASDQELATLELHRAPVLEPAPPAGANVEFVVPGEPLVRDGIGHVRMRVFERGVGETQSCGTGVAATALAVRYWAGEQAPDSWRVEVPGGTLGVRMFAAEDGEHVALSGPAQLVFRGEIDLI